The nucleotide window caataatataaaagaaagtttagaaacaaaaaaagaaagaagaTTAGGATCATTAAGTGTTCTAAAAAAATGTACCATGTgtaatgtatatatatgttatttcTGTTGTCACAGAATGAATATAgatataatgaaaaattatttaaataatgatattaaattatataattctttcagtgcttataataacaatactaataaaaataatcaagATAAAAATCCATTCCGTGTTAAGAGGGTAGGCCGACCCAGTAAATATCGACCACCAATAGAACCACCCCTTAACCctgataatataaatagtaataataataataataataataataatgataacagtattaataataatgatataaaaattgatgataaagaaaataaaaaaaatatttctcaagaaaatattactaataataattcaactacaaataataaaaccaataataattatactAATACATCTAGTGAACAACATACTAGCAATAATCATCAAAATGAAGTTGAAGatgaaaatgtaaaaaaaaataatatagaacACGTTCTGAATGATCGTAAAAATGTTCAaattaatgataatattaaagaaCAATCGAACCTTgataataatcataatagTTCTTGTACCAAAAATAACgatattcatttaaatgataacataaattattataatgaaaagaCTCTTGTAGAAAATAATCAGACTTGTAAAACTAAAAGAACTAGTGGAggtatttttaaaaaatcatTTGATTCAAgtacatttttaaattgtgataaaaaagaaaatgataatgaatTTGTTTGTCCTAGATGTGAATATTTCAAagtaaaaaagaaaatagGATTCTGTTCTTATTGTCCTAGATTAGATGGATTCTTAAATTGTTTTGAAGATAAAGGCAAgaaagaattattatttggtCACCCTAAATGTATGGAATATGTAAATACTGCTTATGCTAAAAAAAATAGTGTTAATGATGTTAAATCtggatataataaaagaatatgtAGTTATTGTAGAATAAAACACGGAGTTGTTATTACATGTAGTAATACTGATTGTGATGTATCTTTTCATATATCTTGTGGTATTTTCCTAGGTTGTAAGATGGATAACTTTTTTGGTAGAGTTGATATTTATAATCCGAAAAAAGCATATTGTTTTAAACATACATTTCAATATTGTAAGAAAagtaattttttaaattttattaatgcTAATAAATTATTCTGTTTTGAGaactttttatataatccttttaatcatttatataatttcttaaTTGGTACTTATGTATTTAATCacttaaataaaaaatgttctatttatttaatgagACCAATTAAAATTGAAGAACAATcatttacaaatatatttgagAAGACacaattaaatattttaaaaaaaaataccaATATGTTAACAAATGATATGAAACGATCACCTAAaggtaataataaatacaacATTGATAATAGAAAGAAAATGAGCCTAACcaataatatgaatgataGCAAAAATTTACTGGATCCTTCTTCTCTATATAGCAATGattatagtaataataataataataataatatacataaatatattaaattatccAATGAAGATGATAATTCAAGAACACCTTCTAATACATTGGCTAATATGCCATTCGATATACAGcatgataatatgaatagtTTCTATAGTATGcataatatgaataatgtACATCCTAATTTTGGAAGCAAATTGAATAATAATCCATTATTTTTAGctaacaaaaataatatgcacaatacaaataatccattattaaatttagATCATGAACATAACAAACAATCATTTATGAatactaataataatagtgtaccatttaaaaataataataaaatttttgttGATGATAATTTAACAGAAAGTGCTGTCTCTATTTTGTCAGAAAATGAAACAGAAGAACTTAAATCATTTCAAAATGTTTCCCTTATCAATTCAACAAGTAATCcttatattaataatattatacaaaacAGTTTTATGCAATATGTGAAAAAATTCCAAGGAAATAATACCATGCCACAAccttttaataataatgcaATCCCTAATCATTTTCTTCCtatgtataatatgttCAATTATCCCAATGCTCCATATCAAAATATGCAAAATATGCAAAACAATATTATGAACAGAAATGcaaaatttaattttatagaaaataaaaggaaaaaatatctATATCAAGATAAAAATGTAGAAAACACAAGGAAGAATGCACTCAGTGAAGGAAATGTTTATACCAATGTAGATAATGGGAAATTACAAAAGGTAGATGGaaggaaaaaaagaagatatcataaaagtaaaaatacACAAAGTATTAATACTGCAGAATTAACTACTTTAACTAATTCTAATTCATtaagtataaataatatggataaattcaataaagaaaatatatcatctaatatgaataataacCACAATCcatttgtaaaaaataatattatggaagaaaaaaatattaatgttAAAAATAGCTTTTTCAATGATAGCAATACTAATATCTTAAAAGAAGAAAGTAAAgttaatattaaaaagtgTGAAGATACTGTTGATGAGGAACAAATATATTGTCCAGTATGTAAATCATATTATGAAGAATTAAGTGATGGTTCACCAGCGGACGGTTTGAATTGGATTGGATGTGATAAATGTGAAAAATGGTATCATTGGATATGTTGTAAATATTCTGTTGATAATCCGCCAGATATTGAGAATGACTGGTATTGTAATAGTTGTTTGAATAGTTAACCTGgacaaaaataaataaataaataaatatatatatatatatatatatatgtatatatttccatttattaataaagtataaattttttgttactaatatatgtttttctttatattaatctattatattgtcttttaaaaatgttacatttaatttttcaatttatttaattgttttatttatattattttatttattttatttattttttttttttttgtatgaCAAACTAATAatgattttattattttaaaaagtatatatttaaattatataacaataagACACTTTAAAAGGTAATCCTTTATTGaagatattttataatatgtcaatcaaaaaaaaatatcattcttttgtttttcaaaaggaaaaaagaaaaaacataaaaaaataataagaaataatagaaactgaaaaaaaaaaaaaaaaaaaaaaaaattggaaataaaaacacaaaacaagatatgaaaaatagacataatttattaataaatgaatattgtgattctcatatttttcaaatatattaaatgaattaaaaatattataaattgaattatatttaaaaaaattttacatatatatatatatatatatatatatatatatatattataaatgcacatatattttataaaacaaatgTAAAACCTCCTACACACACCAATTAACTATTGTACCTAAATTCCTTTTATGTCAATAACctgaaaaaataataatcttataacaaatttaatatttttgtagCTAGCCAAAATCaataaaaacaaacaaacaaacaaaaaaaaaaaaaaaaaaaaattataagtCGCTAGTTAAATAATTCCATCTAGCCAAAActaatgaaaaaaaaaagagcaaaaaaaaaaaaaaaactttttttaattcatcAATAAAGTATTAATATCAAGCGAAAAACTGTTCAGTAGGAATTGAAAAAGACTTTTCTTGCCTGTTCATAGGTAAATTCATTCAGaatataatcatttaaAGACATAGATGTTCCATTTAATTTTTGGTTAAATAATTTggaatttttatatttattaaaagcATTTGATTCTAGAAATGTTTCAAtagttttatatttttttataatttcatGGGCTTTTACAGGACCAATACCAGGAATTTTTGCACTATAATCACAACCTgataaaatacaaaaatcTATGAATTGCtcataatttatatttaattcatttaaaagttcttctttattaattatgtgtcttttttttttatttgttataaaTCTTATTAAATTAGGTGCACCAAATGCTAAGGCGTCAGTATCATCCGATACAACGATATCTCTTTCATGAGAACATTGAATTGCACATTCTTTTTCTGCAtcattttttgtaataaatatagGGATATTTTCtagtaataaataattgtAAATATCATTAGCTGTTTTggaatttatttttataaatatatttttcttaaataaATCATGTATACCATCTTCATCTACAATAATTTCcatttgatttttttttttcaaatttttcttttcacaaatattacttatattattcttttgatcacataaaaaattattaacaatgttattctttttaaaattattattaattgtATTAGTATCATttacattaatattatcattactttttaaaatattattttttgaagaatccacatttaaaatatcaaataagttttttttttttctgatAGTTTCTCTTTCTTTCCATACATGCTTTTTACATTTGTAGTCAACAGGTTGTAATTCACATCGCGCACCAATATCTTCAATTATATACAGTGTGTTAATTTTTAATgatttaaaatattcatgttgatttttcaataattcaatactttttttaataatatattgtcTTATTAGTATATGCGTTGCTAATTCGTTCGccttatattttaaatcacgatttttatcatttattatgtGTTTCCACGCAACATacataaatttataaataaaaaaggtTCCATCGATTATAAACTTTTTACCCTTAAAACTATTTATGTCATCAATCTTTTTTATCGTACTAGgaattttcttatttataaatCTTACTAGTCCTTTGATGGTCATAATATTTCGTTAAgttttaaagaaaaaaaaaaaaaatatatatatatatatatatatatatatatatatatatagtaaaaAAATGGACATACGTACAAAAAAATAGGTGACAATTTTGGAaactaaaaaaaagaaatatatatataaatataaataaataaataaatatatatatatatatatatatatatatatatataatatacttGTAACCAATAATTACAaacattaaataatattcaatgaactattaacaaaatgaaataactattttatgtatcaatagtgataatattaaaactgtaataatatatatatacatataataaatatattgattcaccaaatgattttataaatgcatttttttttgaacatataaaaacaaaaaaaaattataattttctttcttAAATGTGAaactataaatatataattatatataattataataatatacatataaatattattattagtcCTCATATCATATTACAgttgtatttataaatgtgtatatttttttaaagttatatttatttctcTCTTCAATTAAAACcacattatttaataatatttattttgttaaaatttttaaataattcttattAATTCCTTATACTATTTACATTTGTGTGTTACCATTTTgttttcttatttttcatatcaATCTTAAATGAACAAGTGAtaaatcaaatatatatacaaactatataataaacatatataagTAATAAGATATGTTAATAgtttatatgaatatttctaattttttttttttttgccttattaatttatctaataatatattttttataatgtaataattttttttttttttttttttttttttttttcgttcacacaaaaatatatataaatatatactatatatatatatataaataatatatattatattataataatttttacaCATCATTACAtcaattatttttttttctattttattatataatagtaatatatttttgtgcattattattttcatttttgcATACATAGtgtatttttcttttttgattcattatcttttattttattttatttcattttttttatattttattattattttttttttttttgttgttataaa belongs to Plasmodium reichenowi strain SY57 chromosome 10, whole genome shotgun sequence and includes:
- a CDS encoding endonuclease, putative; its protein translation is MTIKGLVRFINKKIPSTIKKIDDINSFKGKKFIIDGTFFIYKFMYVAWKHIINDKNRDLKYKANELATHILIRQYIIKKSIELLKNQHEYFKSLKINTLYIIEDIGARCELQPVDYKCKKHVWKERETIRKKKNLFDILNVDSSKNNILKSNDNINVNDTNTINNNFKKNNIVNNFLCDQKNNISNICEKKNLKKKNQMEIIVDEDGIHDLFKKNIFIKINSKTANDIYNYLLLENIPIFITKNDAEKECAIQCSHERDIVVSDDTDALAFGAPNLIRFITNKKKRHIINKEELLNELNINYEQFIDFCILSGCDYSAKIPGIGPVKAHEIIKKYKTIETFLESNAFNKYKNSKLFNQKLNGTSMSLNDYILNEFTYEQARKVFFNSY